In one window of Gemmatimonadaceae bacterium DNA:
- a CDS encoding AAA family ATPase → MPPSRRSKPAKPPLFVDRELERAQLRELLTLPGPNLALVYGRRRVGKTYLLTHTWPEAQTFYFVAAEGTGTLNRRELVQAVARHFQLALDPADYPTWRTVFRLLYELRTPEPLVIILDEFQYLMGTRDGVPSHLNAVHDVHRDERPFVLVLCGSAVRTMEHLNAGDAPLYGRFARTIRLVPFDYFDAAALVPVATHRERAMAYGIVGGTPRYLRALRPERTLSENIAAEVLAPGGQVRIQIETLIDQERGLRKTEEYKSILRAIGAGKTLAQEIADHVDVQNDAAFKRMLNMLHELGYVRAERNFAARNTHPFRYRLADPALQFHAALVALFRSELATYDPGEVWAREIAPARLDTYMGGVFERIAREGYQRHRQRLGLPMVDTWGRWEGTITPQRGKGEPRSYEMDVVASLTDGRIMTGAIKWGEMGLDVHAKHLRELAVLADAGQRWAVDALRDSTPLLYVTGGTLAPDFKARAEQDGHSIITLTLDDLYHGVQSVVVPLTN, encoded by the coding sequence ATGCCCCCCTCCCGCCGCAGCAAGCCGGCCAAGCCACCGCTCTTCGTCGACCGTGAGCTCGAGCGGGCGCAACTCCGGGAGCTACTCACTCTCCCAGGACCCAATCTCGCTCTCGTGTACGGCCGGCGGCGGGTCGGAAAGACCTATCTGCTCACGCACACGTGGCCCGAAGCGCAGACCTTCTATTTCGTGGCAGCCGAGGGCACGGGCACGCTCAATCGCCGCGAACTCGTGCAGGCCGTTGCTCGGCACTTCCAACTGGCGCTCGACCCGGCCGACTATCCGACGTGGCGCACTGTCTTTCGCCTGCTGTACGAACTGCGGACGCCCGAACCGCTGGTCATCATCCTGGATGAGTTCCAATACCTCATGGGAACTCGCGACGGGGTGCCGTCCCATCTGAACGCGGTGCACGACGTCCACCGCGACGAACGACCTTTTGTCCTCGTGCTCTGCGGCTCGGCCGTGCGAACGATGGAGCATCTGAACGCCGGTGATGCGCCACTCTACGGACGCTTTGCTCGAACCATTCGCCTGGTGCCGTTCGACTACTTCGATGCGGCAGCACTTGTGCCTGTAGCCACCCATCGAGAGCGGGCGATGGCCTATGGTATTGTCGGGGGCACACCGCGCTACCTGCGCGCCCTGCGTCCGGAGCGCACCCTGAGTGAGAACATCGCGGCAGAAGTGCTCGCTCCGGGCGGACAGGTGCGGATCCAGATTGAAACATTGATCGACCAGGAGCGCGGCCTCCGAAAAACCGAGGAGTACAAGTCAATTCTGCGCGCCATCGGTGCCGGCAAGACACTCGCCCAGGAGATCGCCGACCACGTTGACGTTCAGAATGACGCGGCATTCAAGCGCATGCTCAACATGCTGCACGAGTTGGGGTATGTCCGCGCCGAACGCAACTTCGCGGCTCGCAACACGCATCCATTCCGATACCGGCTCGCCGACCCTGCGCTGCAGTTTCACGCCGCGCTGGTCGCGCTATTCCGCTCGGAACTGGCCACCTACGATCCCGGCGAAGTGTGGGCGCGCGAGATCGCGCCGGCGCGTCTCGACACGTACATGGGCGGCGTATTCGAGCGCATAGCGCGCGAAGGATATCAACGGCACCGCCAGCGCCTCGGCTTGCCAATGGTCGACACATGGGGACGGTGGGAAGGCACCATCACCCCACAGCGCGGAAAGGGCGAGCCTCGGTCGTACGAGATGGATGTCGTGGCCTCGCTTACTGACGGCCGCATCATGACCGGCGCTATCAAATGGGGTGAGATGGGACTCGACGTGCACGCGAAGCATCTGCGCGAGCTTGCCGTGCTCGCCGACGCCGGGCAGCGCTGGGCCGTTGACGCGCTTCGTGATTCTACGCCATTGCTGTACGTCACGGGCGGGACGTTGGCGCCGGACTTTAAGGCGCGCGCTGAGCAGGACGGGCACTCGATCATCACGTTGACGCTTGATGACTTGTATCATGGGGTGCAGTCGGTCGTGGTGCCGCTGACGAATTGA
- a CDS encoding UvrD-helicase domain-containing protein → MAPPAESPSPTPSDSQRRAIEAEPRALLVLAGPGAGKTFCLTERIRYLIEQCGYAPERVCAFTFTNKAAGEIAHRLSARLGEAAERITRSTLHAFCADLLRTWGSHVGLEPGFGIADEAYQLSVLRRLEGPRPWHRSTLTRFSAHRFRGDSLFSNDRTLFERYERFLRERNLVDFDLLVIKTAELLETSEAAAAIRARWDVVLVDEFQDLNPVQYRVVRALAQDHRHVFAVGDDDQSIYSWAGADPQVFKTFVNDFGVAAKINLEENRRCPRDVFAVARKLVMVNTPIFDDRVLATADRVSTFPVRALGFENDEQEAAWVIDDIVRDRDAHGHAWGDVALLYRTHAIGNLLEAACLNRGVPCRLAVGRALADDPVVSYVLAAARVIASPRDELYRNAFFRQVLPRPLYDEALAKSEEQTITLSRQLGRMVAQLQRADENARQIRRALADARNLEAIGQQQQSLTGLVHDLLSRKVGVTRSVLDDHHDEITDPATHPDVVALADRLRQARATRAPFWIAPMGGVEIPLSAMLVALGVQAEHGGEPPESLASQLHRSDITSVDLPLGVFKAAQLLEMSATIIGFTDFTAVDLETTDRDTRTAEIVEIAAVRVRDGEIVEKYSQLVKPRVPIAQGATATHGIDAESLATEPYFEEVWPAFRKFVGSDIVVAHNGYDFDFPILNRMADECGNRFDLTTFDTLPLARDLFPTSRKLVDLARRFDIPPGRSHRALDDTLTLARVTMALARTQMERTRKTALTEQLGALGVALAVHQLAIQGELGDEGALFLKLTRVFALGRYSGALDWYQHERGDTANWPSVDDVIAQLGGQSLMDRIRAEKSADDRYPQAMMRLRRLIAELPEGTFAEQLSLFLERAVLSRWEGEEPDPDRVNLLTLHSTKGLEFSRVYIVGAEDTQLPGGSATKGPTAQEVEEGRRLLYVGMTRTIDRLVLTTVETRSGKSTGGHQFLDEMQLPVEAQI, encoded by the coding sequence GTGGCTCCACCTGCCGAATCACCCAGCCCCACACCGTCGGACTCTCAGCGGCGCGCAATCGAAGCCGAGCCGCGAGCACTGCTCGTGCTGGCCGGTCCGGGCGCCGGCAAGACGTTCTGCCTGACGGAGCGCATCCGCTATTTGATCGAGCAATGCGGATATGCGCCGGAACGCGTGTGCGCGTTCACGTTCACGAACAAGGCCGCGGGGGAAATCGCGCACCGGCTGAGCGCCCGCCTGGGTGAGGCGGCCGAGCGCATCACGCGCAGTACGCTCCACGCCTTTTGTGCCGACCTGCTGCGCACGTGGGGCTCGCACGTGGGGCTTGAACCGGGTTTCGGCATTGCCGACGAAGCGTACCAGTTGAGCGTGTTGCGGCGGCTGGAGGGGCCACGCCCCTGGCATCGCAGCACACTGACGCGCTTTTCCGCTCACCGGTTTCGCGGCGACTCGTTGTTCTCGAACGATCGCACCCTGTTCGAACGCTATGAGCGCTTTCTCCGCGAGCGGAACCTCGTGGACTTTGACCTGTTGGTGATCAAGACCGCCGAGCTGCTGGAGACGTCGGAGGCAGCGGCAGCCATTCGGGCGCGCTGGGACGTGGTGCTGGTAGACGAGTTTCAGGACCTCAACCCCGTGCAATACCGTGTGGTGCGGGCCCTGGCGCAGGATCATCGCCACGTGTTTGCGGTGGGCGATGACGATCAATCCATCTATTCATGGGCTGGCGCCGATCCGCAGGTGTTCAAGACGTTCGTCAACGACTTTGGCGTGGCCGCCAAGATCAACCTCGAGGAGAACCGGCGCTGTCCGCGCGATGTGTTCGCCGTGGCGCGCAAGTTGGTGATGGTGAACACGCCAATTTTCGACGATCGTGTGCTGGCCACGGCCGACCGGGTGTCGACGTTTCCGGTTCGTGCGTTGGGGTTTGAAAACGACGAGCAGGAAGCGGCGTGGGTGATCGACGACATTGTGCGGGATCGCGACGCGCACGGCCATGCGTGGGGCGATGTGGCGCTGTTGTATCGCACGCACGCCATTGGCAACCTGCTGGAGGCGGCCTGCTTGAATCGCGGCGTGCCGTGCCGACTGGCCGTCGGACGAGCGCTGGCCGACGATCCGGTGGTGAGCTATGTGCTGGCGGCCGCCCGCGTGATCGCGTCGCCACGCGACGAGCTGTATCGCAACGCGTTCTTTCGTCAGGTGTTGCCGCGCCCCCTGTACGACGAGGCGCTGGCGAAGTCGGAAGAGCAGACCATCACGCTGTCCCGGCAACTGGGTCGCATGGTGGCGCAGTTGCAGCGGGCCGACGAGAACGCGCGCCAGATTCGCCGCGCGCTGGCCGATGCGCGCAACCTCGAGGCCATCGGTCAGCAGCAGCAGTCGCTCACGGGTTTGGTGCACGACCTGCTGTCACGGAAGGTGGGCGTCACGCGCTCGGTGCTGGACGATCATCACGACGAGATCACCGATCCGGCCACTCACCCCGACGTGGTGGCACTCGCGGACCGTCTGCGACAGGCGCGCGCCACCCGTGCACCATTCTGGATTGCACCCATGGGAGGCGTGGAGATTCCGCTCTCGGCGATGCTGGTCGCGCTTGGCGTGCAGGCCGAACATGGTGGAGAACCGCCGGAGTCATTGGCGTCTCAATTGCACCGCAGCGACATCACCTCGGTTGACCTGCCGCTGGGTGTCTTCAAGGCCGCGCAACTGCTGGAAATGAGCGCCACGATTATCGGGTTCACCGATTTCACGGCCGTGGATCTGGAAACGACCGATCGCGACACGCGCACCGCGGAGATTGTCGAGATTGCGGCGGTCCGGGTGCGCGATGGCGAGATCGTGGAAAAGTATTCCCAGCTGGTGAAGCCGCGCGTGCCGATTGCCCAGGGGGCGACCGCCACCCATGGCATCGACGCCGAGTCGCTGGCCACCGAGCCGTATTTCGAAGAGGTCTGGCCCGCGTTCCGGAAATTCGTCGGGTCGGACATCGTGGTCGCGCACAACGGCTATGACTTCGACTTTCCCATTTTGAATCGCATGGCCGACGAGTGTGGGAATCGGTTTGATCTCACTACGTTCGACACACTGCCGCTGGCCCGCGACCTGTTTCCCACCAGTCGCAAGCTGGTGGACTTGGCGCGCCGTTTTGATATTCCGCCTGGCCGTTCGCATCGCGCATTGGACGATACCCTCACGCTGGCGCGTGTTACGATGGCGTTGGCGCGTACGCAAATGGAGCGCACGCGGAAGACGGCGCTCACTGAACAGCTGGGCGCGCTTGGTGTGGCACTGGCCGTTCATCAGTTGGCAATCCAAGGGGAATTGGGTGACGAAGGCGCGCTGTTCCTCAAGCTGACACGCGTGTTCGCACTGGGCCGCTACAGCGGAGCGCTGGACTGGTATCAGCATGAGCGGGGCGACACGGCGAACTGGCCCTCGGTGGACGACGTCATTGCCCAACTGGGCGGTCAGTCATTGATGGACCGGATTCGGGCCGAGAAATCGGCGGATGACCGGTATCCGCAGGCCATGATGCGTTTGCGTCGACTGATTGCCGAACTGCCCGAGGGCACGTTTGCCGAACAGCTATCGCTGTTTCTGGAGCGCGCCGTGCTGTCCCGATGGGAAGGGGAAGAGCCGGACCCCGACCGGGTGAATCTGCTCACGCTGCACTCCACCAAGGGGTTGGAGTTCTCACGGGTGTACATCGTTGGTGCCGAGGACACGCAGCTGCCCGGGGGATCGGCCACGAAGGGGCCGACGGCGCAGGAGGTGGAGGAGGGACGTCGATTGTTGTATGTGGGGATGACGCGCACCATCGATCGATTGGTGCTCACGACAGTGGAAACGCGGTCGGGAAAATCGACCGGCGGTCATCAGTTTCTTGACGAGATGCAACTCCCGGTTGAGGCCCAGATATGA
- a CDS encoding DUF72 domain-containing protein: protein MKLRAGTSGYAFKEWKGSFYPDDLKDDAMLTYYASKFSTVEINNSFYRLPKEHVLQEWAAQVPDAFTFAIKASQRITHHARLKPECAGAVEFLLKNTAVLADRLGPILFQLPPNLKKDFDRLRVFIDTLPADRRYTIEFRHDSWFDDEVFEVLRARDIPLCITEQPDFASPVIATATWGYVRLHRFDYDAAALATWAQRLASQPWSDAFVYFKHDEGEGSGPPAVDGFLAAFTAAS, encoded by the coding sequence GTGAAACTGCGCGCGGGCACCAGCGGGTACGCGTTCAAGGAGTGGAAGGGATCATTCTATCCGGACGATCTCAAGGACGACGCCATGCTCACCTACTACGCGTCCAAATTTTCCACGGTGGAGATCAACAACTCTTTCTACCGGCTGCCCAAGGAACATGTGTTGCAGGAATGGGCGGCCCAGGTGCCCGACGCCTTCACGTTCGCCATCAAGGCCAGCCAGCGCATCACGCATCACGCGCGACTGAAGCCGGAGTGCGCGGGCGCGGTGGAGTTTCTGCTCAAGAACACCGCGGTGCTGGCTGATCGTCTGGGTCCGATCCTGTTTCAGCTACCGCCAAATCTGAAGAAGGATTTCGATCGCCTGCGGGTGTTCATCGACACGCTGCCCGCCGATCGACGCTACACCATCGAGTTTCGTCATGACAGCTGGTTCGACGACGAGGTGTTTGAGGTACTGCGGGCGCGTGACATTCCCTTGTGCATCACGGAACAGCCGGACTTTGCTTCGCCGGTTATTGCCACGGCCACGTGGGGGTATGTGCGTTTGCATCGCTTCGACTATGACGCGGCGGCGCTGGCCACGTGGGCGCAGCGCCTGGCGTCACAGCCGTGGAGCGACGCCTTCGTGTACTTCAAGCATGACGAAGGCGAAGGCTCGGGCCCGCCGGCCGTTGACGGCTTTCTCGCCGCGTTTACGGCCGCGAGTTAG
- a CDS encoding MarR family transcriptional regulator, whose product MQVVLQPIDVPVALSLCLTPGQTFARLGAGLRISPSTAHQAVRRLVTAGLVFTRGARHEANVAGLEEFLRHGVRYAFPPERGRRQRGVPTAHGAPGVHGTLGGDIEPLVWPSPSGKIAGTSLTPLAPAAADLIETQPELYELLALVDLFRVGTARDRAVAGELLSKRLIELAQ is encoded by the coding sequence ATGCAAGTCGTCCTGCAACCCATCGATGTCCCTGTCGCACTGAGTTTGTGCCTGACGCCTGGACAGACATTTGCCCGCCTCGGGGCGGGGCTGCGCATCAGTCCAAGCACTGCCCACCAAGCGGTTCGCCGGCTGGTGACGGCGGGCCTCGTCTTCACTCGCGGGGCGCGCCATGAGGCGAACGTCGCCGGGCTTGAAGAGTTTCTCAGGCATGGTGTGCGTTATGCGTTCCCGCCGGAACGGGGGCGACGGCAACGGGGGGTGCCGACGGCGCACGGCGCTCCAGGTGTTCATGGTACGCTGGGTGGGGACATCGAACCGTTGGTGTGGCCGTCCCCGAGTGGAAAAATCGCCGGCACATCACTGACGCCGCTCGCGCCCGCCGCTGCCGACCTAATCGAAACGCAGCCCGAACTCTACGAACTGCTCGCGTTGGTCGATCTCTTTCGCGTCGGCACGGCACGAGACCGCGCTGTCGCAGGCGAGCTACTGAGCAAGCGCTTGATCGAGCTCGCGCAATGA
- a CDS encoding Na(+)-translocating NADH-quinone reductase subunit A, whose protein sequence is MAVHKVTKGLDIPISGVPEQVIADAPPVSRVAVLARDFNGLKARVLVEPGDQVRLGQALLEHREHAAIRLVSPGSGRVEAVHRGDKRALQSVVIALDADSRSAVDFAAYAPNAGEGRASAKALLLESGLWTALRTRPFSRIPSPDDTPRSIFVTALDTQPLALDVDVALRGREAEFARGLAVLKQLTDGPVFLCRRPGSSLGGAPGSVPGVRLEEFTGKHPAGTVGYHIHVLDPVHREKTVWHIGAQDVARIGHLFDTGQLDPTLVIAVGGPQVAKPRVLRTRLGASTVELTSGQLRDGHSRVVSGSVLTGDRADDAVHGFLGRFHQQISVLAEGGAREFLGWMAPGAGSFSSFPAFLSSVLPRKQFALDTGMHGSRRAMVPIGAYERVMPMDILPTHLLRALTVGDLEWAEELGVLELDEEDLALCAFVCPGKYEHGAALRRALTAIAAEH, encoded by the coding sequence ATGGCTGTCCATAAAGTCACGAAAGGGCTCGATATCCCGATTTCCGGCGTCCCGGAACAGGTCATTGCCGACGCGCCGCCCGTTTCGCGGGTGGCGGTCTTGGCTCGCGACTTCAACGGTCTCAAGGCGCGGGTGCTCGTTGAGCCGGGCGACCAGGTTCGACTGGGCCAGGCGTTGCTCGAGCATCGCGAGCATGCGGCCATTCGCCTCGTGTCCCCCGGCAGCGGTCGGGTCGAGGCGGTGCATCGAGGCGACAAGCGCGCACTGCAATCGGTGGTGATCGCGCTGGACGCCGACAGCCGGAGCGCCGTCGACTTCGCAGCGTACGCGCCGAACGCTGGGGAGGGACGCGCGAGCGCCAAGGCGCTCCTGCTGGAATCGGGCCTTTGGACGGCGCTCCGCACCCGTCCGTTCAGCAGGATACCGTCGCCCGACGACACGCCGCGCTCGATCTTTGTGACGGCGCTGGACACGCAGCCGTTGGCGCTGGATGTGGATGTGGCACTGCGCGGTCGCGAAGCCGAGTTCGCCCGCGGGCTGGCGGTGCTCAAGCAGCTCACCGATGGACCGGTGTTTCTCTGTCGGCGCCCTGGCTCATCGCTTGGCGGTGCACCCGGTTCGGTTCCGGGGGTGCGCCTTGAGGAGTTCACCGGCAAGCACCCCGCAGGCACCGTGGGCTATCACATCCATGTGCTCGACCCGGTCCACCGCGAAAAGACGGTGTGGCACATCGGGGCGCAGGATGTCGCGCGTATTGGCCATCTCTTTGACACCGGCCAACTGGACCCGACGCTTGTCATCGCCGTGGGCGGCCCGCAGGTGGCGAAGCCACGCGTGCTGCGTACGCGACTGGGTGCGTCGACTGTGGAATTGACGTCCGGACAGCTGCGCGACGGACATTCGCGCGTGGTGAGCGGGTCCGTGTTAACCGGAGATCGAGCCGACGACGCCGTGCACGGATTCCTGGGACGATTTCATCAGCAGATTTCCGTGCTCGCCGAAGGTGGCGCCCGGGAATTCCTGGGATGGATGGCACCGGGTGCCGGATCATTCTCCTCGTTCCCGGCGTTTCTGTCATCGGTGCTGCCGCGCAAGCAATTCGCGCTGGACACGGGCATGCACGGCTCACGACGGGCCATGGTGCCCATTGGTGCCTACGAACGCGTCATGCCCATGGACATTCTGCCCACGCACTTGCTGCGCGCACTCACGGTTGGTGATCTGGAGTGGGCCGAAGAGTTGGGCGTGCTGGAGCTTGACGAAGAAGATCTGGCGCTCTGCGCCTTCGTCTGCCCGGGCAAGTACGAACATGGTGCCGCGCTGCGCCGCGCGCTGACGGCCATCGCGGCGGAGCACTAA
- a CDS encoding dienelactone hydrolase family protein, with the protein MTDSEWRIPVGDGEVSAVYEPATGALQRAVFVCAHGAGGSMSDRGMLASAQAMRNAGFGVVRFNFPYKERQSGRPDAMPLLMETVAATVAFTRQQLSPGLLVIGGRSMGGRATSMLAADGFAADGLLLLAYPLHPAGQPEKLRDAHLSRICMPVLCVNGTRDTLCTPELMTRALTSVIAPWQMHWVEGADHSFHVLKSSGRTDAMVMTEIGTVATEWLAALTNSRP; encoded by the coding sequence ATGACAGATAGTGAGTGGCGTATTCCGGTTGGCGATGGTGAGGTGAGCGCCGTGTACGAACCGGCGACGGGTGCGTTGCAACGGGCCGTGTTTGTGTGTGCGCACGGCGCCGGAGGGAGTATGTCCGATCGCGGCATGCTGGCCTCGGCGCAGGCCATGCGTAACGCCGGATTCGGCGTGGTGCGATTCAACTTTCCCTACAAGGAAAGACAGTCGGGCCGCCCGGATGCGATGCCCCTGCTTATGGAGACGGTGGCCGCCACCGTGGCGTTCACTCGGCAACAGCTCTCGCCCGGCCTGCTGGTCATCGGTGGCCGTTCCATGGGCGGACGCGCGACGTCGATGCTGGCCGCCGACGGATTCGCTGCGGACGGACTGCTACTGCTGGCGTATCCGTTGCATCCGGCCGGTCAGCCCGAGAAGCTGCGGGACGCGCATTTGTCGCGCATTTGTATGCCCGTGCTGTGCGTGAACGGCACGCGGGATACGCTGTGTACGCCCGAGCTGATGACACGGGCGCTTACTTCTGTGATCGCGCCGTGGCAGATGCACTGGGTGGAGGGCGCGGATCACAGCTTTCACGTGCTCAAGTCATCGGGGCGAACGGATGCGATGGTGATGACGGAGATTGGCACGGTCGCAACGGAGTGGCTTGCGGCACTGACTAACTCGCGGCCGTAA
- a CDS encoding c-type cytochrome: MRRSLVLVSFVLAAACGGDKGAAPADSSTTAAAPAAPASFDPSTITPGMLALGDSLFHGLIGATSCQACHGADAKQATVAPDLTDAEWLHSDGSWEGIYKTVTTGVSVPKKFTSVMPPYGGIPMSEEKTRAVTAYVYKLGHK; encoded by the coding sequence ATGCGTCGTTCGCTCGTACTCGTTTCGTTCGTGCTTGCTGCTGCTTGCGGCGGGGACAAAGGTGCCGCCCCCGCCGACTCCTCAACGACGGCCGCCGCCCCAGCCGCCCCGGCGTCGTTCGATCCGTCAACCATTACACCGGGCATGCTGGCGTTGGGCGACAGCCTGTTTCACGGGTTGATAGGTGCCACCTCCTGTCAGGCCTGCCATGGGGCGGACGCCAAGCAGGCAACCGTTGCGCCCGACCTTACCGATGCCGAGTGGTTGCACAGCGACGGCAGCTGGGAAGGCATCTACAAGACTGTGACGACGGGTGTTTCAGTGCCCAAGAAATTCACCAGCGTGATGCCACCGTATGGCGGCATTCCGATGTCCGAAGAGAAGACGCGGGCGGTGACGGCGTACGTGTACAAGCTGGGCCACAAGTAG